CGAGCTCGTCAGTTTGACGATGGAAAATATCAGCCTTCGTCAGGGCGTTGTGCGTGTTACGGGTAAAGGGGGCAAAGAGCGTTTGGTGCCAATGGGTGAAAATGCGGTGGATTGGATTGAAACTTTTATCCAACAAGGCAGGTCTGAGTTACTTGGGGAAATCACATCTGATGTTGTCTTTCCGAGCAAAAAGAGCACGCCAGATGACGCGCCAGACTTTCTGGTATCGTATCAAGCATTATGCGGTTTTAGCGGGTATCGATACAGAGATGTTATCACCTCACGTATTGCGCCACGCTTTTGCGACGCATTTGCTTAACTATGGCGCCGACCTGCGAGTCGTACAGATGTTGCTCGGACACAGCGACTTATCGACGACACAAATTTATACTCATGTAGCGACAGAACGGCTAAAACAGCTACACAGTGAACATCATCCAAGAGCATAAGGGATTATCTCTTATCATATTAAAAATAAGGTGAATTTAATGAGCGTAATACGCCGAATAACTCTACTTACGTTACCACTGCTCGTGGCGGCACAGGCAGTAGCAGCGGAAGTCAAATTTGATAAGGCTCAGCTTGAAGAGCGTTTTGCCAAGTTAGGGCTAGAAGTAAAACAAGTGGTTCCAGCAGAGATAGATGGTTTAGTCGAAGTGCAGACTAGTGGTGGAATTCTTTTCGCTTCGCCAAACGGTGACTACTTTCTAGCGGGCACACTGTATAAGCTTGATGGCAATGGTCAGTATGAAGATGTGTTGGCGAAACGTCAGGCACCGATCAATGCGAATAAAATTGAAACTTTCAAAGACAGCATGATCGAGTTTAAGGCCAAAGACGAGAAATACGTTATCACTGTCTTCACCGATATTACTTGTGGTTACTGTGTGCGTCTTCATAGCCAAATGAAAGACTACAACGATTTAGGCATTACTATTCGTTACATGGCTTACCCACGTCAGGGCGCAACGGGTTCTGTTGCGGATCAAATGGCAACGATTTGGGGTTCGGATGATCCTCAAGCTGCCATGCATAACGGCAAGGTAAAACGTGAATTCCCTGAAAAGAGCAAAAATTTCGCCAAGTATCAGGAAATCATCAAAGAGCATTACGCACTTGGACGTGAGTTAGGTATCAGCGGAACGCCAGCAATTTTCCTACCAAACGGTGAAATGGTTGGTGGTTATTTACCACCTGAGCAGATGCTGCAACGCCTACAACAAACACAAAAATCGTAACTCAGCCTTCAGAGTTACGTTTGAGTGCCTGAGAAGCTATCTTGTGATGAGAATCCTATGCCATGAATTAGGTTGATATAAGATTCTCATCTGTTAACTTGTTCGCTATTCAGGCGTCCTGCCCAAGAACAAGGCTCAATCCAATCTATGATCGAAATTCAACGACGGCCTGAGGTTGATCTCAGTCTGCTTTCTACCGACATTGCGCCACTTCTTAAGCGCATTTATATCTCACGCGGTATCACCAGTGCCCAGCAGTTAGAAACGACGGCGCGTGCATTGCACTCTTATCAAAAACTGCACGGTATTGACGCTGCTGTCGAGCTGCTGTTTGAAGCTATTCAAGGCAATAAACGTATTATTGTCGTAGGAGATTTCGACGCCGATGGGGCAACCAGCTCGGCCTTGTCGGTGATTGCATTACGAATGCTAGGTTCCAATAACGTCGATTATTTGGTGCCAAATCGTTTTGAAGATGGTTATGGTCTTAGCCCTGAAGTCGTTGATCAGGCGATTGAGATTGGAGCTGAAGTGATCATGACGGTCGATAATGGCGTTTCTTCAATTGATGGTGTGCGCTATGCGAAAGAGCAGGGCTTGAAGGTACTGGTTACTGACCACCACTTACCCGGCCACGAATTACCGAATGTTGACGCTATGGTCAACCCAAATCTCGAAGAGTGTGCTTTTCCTTCGAAAGCCCTAGCTGGAGTGGGAGTCGCGTTTTATCTCATGATGGCACTGTGTGTTCATATGAGAAAGCACGGGTGGTTTGTTCATCAGGGCATGGCAGAGCCTAAACTGATGGAACTGATCGACTTGGTTGCTCTGGGCACGGTTGCTGATGTAGTGCCTCTGGATGAAAACAACCGCATTCTGGTTCACCAAGGTTTGCAGCGTATACGTGCGGGTAAAGCAAGACCTGGTATTCAAGCCTTGATTGAAGTCGCAAAGCGAGATGCACGTCGATTGGTCGCTGCCGATTTCGGTTTTGCACTGGGTCCGCGTATCAACGCAGCTGGTCGTTTGGATGACATGTCATTTGGTGTTGAACTATTGATGGCCAACAACATTCATGCTGCACGTCGTATGGCGAGTGAGCTGGATGGTTTGAACCAAACGCGTAAAGAAATCGAAGAAGGCATGAAGCAGGAAGCGATGGCTTTTTGTGAGCGTCTTCAATTTGGTGATAAGAACATGCCCCATGGGCTGGTACTTTTTCAGCGTGACTGGCACCAAGGTGTGATTGGCATTTTAGCATCTCGAATCAAAGAGAAGTTCCACCGCCCTGTGATTGCCTTCGCCGATGGTGGTGAAGGGAGCATTAAGGGCTCATGCCGTTCGATTCCAGGCCTGCATATGCGTGACACTCTCGATCGTATTGATACTCAAAATCCCGGTCTGATCCTCAAGTTTGGTGGTCACGCCATGGCGGCTGGCCTGACGATCATGGAAAAAGACTTCGAACGATTTGCTCAGTTGTTTGATGAGGCTGTGAAACAAGAGTTGGACGACGCTGCACTCAAAGGTGTGATTTTGTCTGACGGTGAATTGAAGCCAGAAGAGTTTTCAATGCACATCGCAGAGATGCTTCGTGCTGGTGGACCATGGGGGCAGGCGTTCCCTGAGCCATTGTTCGACGGTGAGTTTAAGGTTCTGCATCAGAAACTGGTGGGAGAAAAGCACCTAAAACTAATGCTAGAACCTCTACACAAAGGTCATCCAACCAATATTATGATTGATGGTATTGCATTCAACGTCGATCTGCGTCGCTGGCCAGATGCTTCAGCGAAAACGGTTCGTTTAGCGTATAAGCTTGATATCAACGAGTTCCGCGGCAATCAATCGCTGCAGTTAATGATTGATCATATTGAGGCGAAATAAAGGCATGGGCAGCGCTCTGTGGATTACGGAGCGCTTCGCTACTGGAAGCGGGGACGGACTTTATCCTTTGAGAGTAAGGTGTTGTAGATTTATCGGAAGAGGTTGACGGCACCTTTTACTAAAGGGATATAATTATCCCGCATCCCGCATCCCGCATCCCGCATCCCGCATCCCGCATCCCGCATCCCGCATCCCGCATCCCGCATCCCGCATCCCGCATCCCGCATCCCGCATCCCGCATCCCGCATCCCGCATCCCGCATCCCGCATCCCGCATCCCGCATCCCGCATCCCGCATCCCACATCCTGCAACTTCCCATCTCGTTACAACATATTCTGTTCATATTCCTTTAAAACTGACCAATTAAAGTGTGTTTGCTAGCACGGCTTATTCCCATCTGTTTATATTTTGTAATTGGTCAGACCAATTTGATTGCTGTTTTAATCAGCTAATGTTATCAAAGTGTTGATGCATGGCTTGTTCTATGATTTGGGTCAATTTTTGACTGGAACTTGCGTTTTAATTATGTTAATTTCGTCGCCAACTTAAAATTGGTAATACCAATTGACTGCAAAGAGTAGAAGAACAACAACTATGGCTTATCAAAGGATTCGTCAGCCAAAACTCTCTGATGTAATTGAACAAGAGTTAGAACGGCTGATTGTGGAAGGAACATTGTCTCCGGGGCAGCAGTTGCCACCAGAGCGCGAACTGGCAAAGCAGTTTGATGTGTCTCGTCCTTCAATCCGTGAAGCAATTCAACGCCTCGAAGCTAAACGTCTTCTTACTCGTCGCCAGGGTGGTGGCACATTTGTTAGCGAGAATATCTGGACGAGTTTTTCCGATCCTCTGCTAAATTTATTGTCTAGCCATTCGGAAACACAGCTCGATTTACTGGAAACGCGCCATGCGATGGAAGGTATTTCTGCTTATTTTGCAGCAGTTCGTGGCACCGATGAGGACTTTGCCCGTATTCAGGCTTGCCTGAAAAACATCAGCGAAGAGCAAACGAAGAAAAATGTTGAAGCAGAAGCGGCTGCAGTTATGCAGTTTCTGATCGCTTTGACTGAAGCGGCGCACAACGTTGTCCTGCTTCATATCGTTCGCAGTTTGGCCCCTTTGCTGGAGCAAAACGTCCTTCAGAATCTTAAGCTCTTACATCGCCGCGATGAAGTGGTGGAAAAAGTAAGTAAACACCGAGCTAATATCGTTGATGCGATTGTTTCTGGTCAGCCAGAAAAGGCGCGTGAAATGTCGCACTCACACTTAGCTTATATTGAAGAAACATTGTTGGATTTGAGTCGTGAAGAGTCTCGCCGTGAGCGATCTTTGCGTCGAATTCAGCAGGGTAACGACTCGTAAGAGCGTTACTTAAATAAGTAGATCCAACCAACAGAAGGATAGATCGCCATGTCTGATATGAAGCATGACGTAGACGCACTGGAAACTCAAGAATGGCTACAAGCCCTTGAGTCAGTTGTACGTGAAGAAGGTGTAGAGCGTGCTCAGTTCCTACTAGAGCAAGTTCTGGACAAAGCACGTCTAGACGGTGTTGACATGCCAACTGGAATCACAACCAACTACATCAACACGATTCCTGCAGATCAAGAACCAGCTTACCCAGGTGACACAACACTTGAGCGCCGTATTCGTTCCATCATCCGCTGGAACGCAATCATGATCGTTCTACGTGCATCTAAGAAAGACCTAGAGCTAGGCGGCCACATGGCGTCTTTCCAGTCTTCTGCTGCATTCTACGAAGTATGTTTCAACCACTTCTTCCGCGCTCCAAATGAGACGGACGGTGGCGATCTAGTGTACTACCAAGGTCACATCTCACCAGGTATCTACTCTCGTGCATTCGTTGAAGGTCGTCTAACTGAAGAGCAGCTAGACAACTTCCGTCAAGAAGTAGACGGCAAAGGTATCCCATCATACCCGCACCCTAAACTGATGCCTGAGTTCTGGCAGTTCCCAACGGTATCTATGGGTCTAGGCCCAATCTCTGCGATCTACCAAGCGCGTTTCCTCAAGTACCTTGACGGTCGTGGTCTGAAAGATACGACAGCTCAACGTGTATACGCGTTCCTAGGTGACGGTGAGATGGATGAGCCAGAATCACGTGGTTCACTGTCTTTCGCTGCGCGTGAGAAACTAGACAACCTATGTTTCCTAGTTAACTGTAACCTACAGCGTCTAGACGGCCCTGTAATGGGTAACGGTAGCATCATCCAAGAGCTAGAAGGCCTATTCAAAGGTGCTGGTTGGAACGTTGTTAAAGTTATCTGGGGTAGCAACTGGGATGCACTACTTGCGAAAGACACGTCTGGCAAGCTTCTACAGCTAATGAACGAAACTGTAGACGGTGACTACCAAACATTTAAATCTAAAGATGGCGCATACGTACGTGAGCACTTCTTTGGTAAATACCCAGAGACAGCTGCACTCGTTGCAGACATGACAGACGACGAAATCTTCGCACTTAAGCGTGGTGGTCACGAGTCTTCTAAACTGTACGCAGCATACAAAAACGCGGCAGAGACTAAAGGTCGTCCAACAGTAATCCTAGCTAAGACTGTTAAAGGTTACGGTATGGGTGAAGCGGCTGAAGGTAAGAACATCGCGCACCAAGTTAAGAAGATGGACATGACTCACGTACTACACCTACGTGATCGTCTAGGTCTTCAAGACATCTTAACTGACGAAGCGGTTAAAGAGCTTCCGTACCTGAAACTTGAAGAAGGTTCTGCGGAATACGAATACCTACACGCTCGTCGTAAAGAACTAAAAGGTTACACGCCACAGCGTTTACCTAACTTTACTCAAGAATTCAAAGTACCTGAGCTAGAAGAATTCGCGCCGCTACTAAGTGAGCAAAAGCGTGACATTTCAACAACGATGGCTTATGTACGTACGCTTAACATCCTGCTTAAGAACAAGAACATTGGTAAGAACATCGTTCCTATCATCTGTGACGAAGCACGTACGTTTGGTATGGAAGGTCTATTCCGTCAGATCGGTATCTACAACCCGCACGGTCAGGAATACACGCCAGAAGATAAAGGCATCGTTTCTTACTACAAAGAAGCGACATCTGGTCAGGTTCTACAAGAAGGTATCAACGAGCTAGGCTCAATGGCTTCTTGGGTTGCTGCTGCGACATCTTACAGCACCAATGACCTGCCAATGATTCCATTCTACATCTACTACTCAATGTTTGGTTTCCAACGTGTAGGCGATATGGCATGGATGGCGGGTGACCAACAAGCTCGTGGTTTCCTACTAGGTGCTACTGCTGGTCGTACAACGCTAAACGGTGAAGGTCTACAGCACGAAGACGGTCACTCACACATCATGGCGAACACAGTTCCTAACTGTATCTCTTACGACCCAACATTCGCGTATGAAGTTGCGGTAATCATGCAAGACGGTATCCGTCGCATGTACGGTGAGAACCAAGAGAACGTGTTCTACTACCTAACGGTAATGAACGAAAACTACGCAATGCCAGCCATGCCAGAAGGCGCTGAAGAAGGCATTCGTAAGGGTATTTACAAGCTTGAGTCTTACGCAGGTGACAAGTCTAAAGTTCAGCTAATGGGCTCTGGTACTATCATGAACGAAGTACGTAAAGCAGCGACTATCCTAAGCGAAGAGTACGGCATCGCGTCTGACGTGTTCTCTGTAACGTCATTCAACGAACTGACTCGCGACGGCCAAGCGGTAGAGCGTGACAACATGCTACACCCAGAAGCTGACACAAAAGTGCCTTACATCACACAAGTGATGGGCAGTGAGCCAGCAATCGCAGCGACTGACTACATGAAGAACTACGCAGAACAAGTTCGTGCGTTCATGCCTTCTGAGTCTTATAAAGTACTGGGTACTGATGGCTTTGGTCGTTCAGACAGCCGCGAAAACCTACGTCGTCACTTCGAAGTGAACGCAGGTTACGTTGTTGTAGCAGCGCTAAGTGAACTGGCTAAGCGTGGTGATGTTGAGAAGTCAGTAGTCATTGAAGCGATTGCTAAGTTCGACATCGACACAGAAAAAACTAACCCGCTATACGCTTAATTGAGAAGGTAAATAAGAAATGGCAATCGAAATTAATGTACCAGACATCGGTGCGGATGAGGTTGAAGTTACTGAAATTCTTGTAAGCGTTGGCGACAAGGTTGAAGAAGAGCAGTCTCTTATCACAGTTGAAGGCGATAAAGCTTCTATGGAAGTTCCTGCATCTCAAGCGGGTATCGTTAAAGAAATCAAAGTTGCTGAAGGCGACTCTGTTTCTACTGGTTCTCTAATCATGCTATTCGTTGAAGAGAATGTCGAAGCCGAGGGTGCAGCTGACGCTGCGCCTGCTCCTGCGGCAGAAGCAGCTCCAGCTCCAGCAGCGGCAGAGCTTAAAGAAGTTCACGTACCAGATATCGGTGGCGATGAAGTTGAAGTCACTGAAATCATGGTTGCAGTTGGCGACAGCATCGAAGAAGAGCAATCTCTTCTAACAGTTGAAGGCGACAAAGCTTCTATGGAAGTACCAGCACCATTCGCTGGTACTCTAAAAGAAATCAAAGTAGCAGCAGGCGATAAAGTAACGACTGGCTCACTAATCATGGTATTCGAAACGGCCGGCGCTCCGGTAGCAGGTTCAGGCGCAGCAGCGGCTCCTACAGCAGTAGAAGCGCCAGCGGCAGCTCCGGTTGCATCTGCAGCTAAAGAAGTGAACGTTCCTGATATCGGCGGTGACGAAGTTGAAGTCACTGAGATCATGGTTGCCGTTGGCGATACAGTGGAAGAAGAGCAATCTCTAATCACTGTTGAAGGCGACAAAGCTTCAATGGAAGTTCCTGCTCCATTTGCTGGTACAGTTAAAGAAATCAAGATTGCAACAGGCGACAAAGTGTCTACTGGCTCGCTAATCATGGTCTTCGAAGTAGCGGGTGCAGCACCTGCTCCTGCCGCGGCTCCAGCTCAAGCGGCGGCACCTGCAGCGTCAGTGCCTAAAGCTGAAGCACCAGCGGCAGCAGCTCCAGCAACGACTGGCGATTTCCAAGAGAACAACGAGTACGCACACGCATCTCCAGTTGTTCGTCGTCTAGCTCGCGAGTTTGGCGTTAACCTTTCTAAAGTTAAAGGTACTGGTCGTAAGAGCCGTATCCTAAAAGAAGACGTACAGTCTTACGTTAAAGATGCACTTAAGCGTCTTGAGTCTGGCGCAGGTGCAGCGGCATCTGGTAAAGGCGACGGCGCAGCGCTTGGTCTACTGCCTTGGCCGAAAGTTGACTTCAGCAAGTTTGGTGAAACTGAAGTTCAGAAGCTTTCTAAGATCAAGAAGATCTCGGGTGCAAACCTACACCGTAACTGGGTAATGATCCCTCACGTTACACAGTGGGACAACGCTGATATCACTGAGCTAGAAGCATTCCGTAAAGAGCAGAACGCTATCGAAGCGAAGAAAGACACTGGTATGAAGATCACACCACTTGTGTTCATCATGAAAGCAGCAGCGAAAGCGCTAGAAGCATTCCCAGCGTTCAACTCTTCTCTATCCGAAGATGGCGAAAGCATCATTCTGAAGAAATATGTCAACATCGGTATCGCAGTCGATACGCCTAACGGCCTAGTTGTTCCTGTCTTTAAAGATGTGAACAAGAAAGGCATCTACGAGCTATCTGAAGAGCTAATGGCTATTTCTAAGAAAGCGCGTGCAGGTAAGCTAACTGCTGGTGATATGCAAGGTGGTTGTTTCACAATCTCTAGCCTTGGTGGTATTGGTGGTACTGCGTTTACACCAATCGTAAATGCTCCAGAAGTTGGTATCCTAGGTGTGTCTAAGTCTGAAATGAAGCCAGTGTGGAACGGTAAAGAGTTCGAACCACGTCTACAGCTTCCACTAT
This window of the Vibrio neptunius genome carries:
- the recJ gene encoding single-stranded-DNA-specific exonuclease RecJ: MIEIQRRPEVDLSLLSTDIAPLLKRIYISRGITSAQQLETTARALHSYQKLHGIDAAVELLFEAIQGNKRIIVVGDFDADGATSSALSVIALRMLGSNNVDYLVPNRFEDGYGLSPEVVDQAIEIGAEVIMTVDNGVSSIDGVRYAKEQGLKVLVTDHHLPGHELPNVDAMVNPNLEECAFPSKALAGVGVAFYLMMALCVHMRKHGWFVHQGMAEPKLMELIDLVALGTVADVVPLDENNRILVHQGLQRIRAGKARPGIQALIEVAKRDARRLVAADFGFALGPRINAAGRLDDMSFGVELLMANNIHAARRMASELDGLNQTRKEIEEGMKQEAMAFCERLQFGDKNMPHGLVLFQRDWHQGVIGILASRIKEKFHRPVIAFADGGEGSIKGSCRSIPGLHMRDTLDRIDTQNPGLILKFGGHAMAAGLTIMEKDFERFAQLFDEAVKQELDDAALKGVILSDGELKPEEFSMHIAEMLRAGGPWGQAFPEPLFDGEFKVLHQKLVGEKHLKLMLEPLHKGHPTNIMIDGIAFNVDLRRWPDASAKTVRLAYKLDINEFRGNQSLQLMIDHIEAK
- the aceF gene encoding pyruvate dehydrogenase complex dihydrolipoyllysine-residue acetyltransferase, whose translation is MAIEINVPDIGADEVEVTEILVSVGDKVEEEQSLITVEGDKASMEVPASQAGIVKEIKVAEGDSVSTGSLIMLFVEENVEAEGAADAAPAPAAEAAPAPAAAELKEVHVPDIGGDEVEVTEIMVAVGDSIEEEQSLLTVEGDKASMEVPAPFAGTLKEIKVAAGDKVTTGSLIMVFETAGAPVAGSGAAAAPTAVEAPAAAPVASAAKEVNVPDIGGDEVEVTEIMVAVGDTVEEEQSLITVEGDKASMEVPAPFAGTVKEIKIATGDKVSTGSLIMVFEVAGAAPAPAAAPAQAAAPAASVPKAEAPAAAAPATTGDFQENNEYAHASPVVRRLAREFGVNLSKVKGTGRKSRILKEDVQSYVKDALKRLESGAGAAASGKGDGAALGLLPWPKVDFSKFGETEVQKLSKIKKISGANLHRNWVMIPHVTQWDNADITELEAFRKEQNAIEAKKDTGMKITPLVFIMKAAAKALEAFPAFNSSLSEDGESIILKKYVNIGIAVDTPNGLVVPVFKDVNKKGIYELSEELMAISKKARAGKLTAGDMQGGCFTISSLGGIGGTAFTPIVNAPEVGILGVSKSEMKPVWNGKEFEPRLQLPLSLSYDHRVIDGAEGARFITFLNAALSDIRRLVL
- a CDS encoding thioredoxin fold domain-containing protein encodes the protein MSVIRRITLLTLPLLVAAQAVAAEVKFDKAQLEERFAKLGLEVKQVVPAEIDGLVEVQTSGGILFASPNGDYFLAGTLYKLDGNGQYEDVLAKRQAPINANKIETFKDSMIEFKAKDEKYVITVFTDITCGYCVRLHSQMKDYNDLGITIRYMAYPRQGATGSVADQMATIWGSDDPQAAMHNGKVKREFPEKSKNFAKYQEIIKEHYALGRELGISGTPAIFLPNGEMVGGYLPPEQMLQRLQQTQKS
- the aceE gene encoding pyruvate dehydrogenase (acetyl-transferring), homodimeric type, which produces MSDMKHDVDALETQEWLQALESVVREEGVERAQFLLEQVLDKARLDGVDMPTGITTNYINTIPADQEPAYPGDTTLERRIRSIIRWNAIMIVLRASKKDLELGGHMASFQSSAAFYEVCFNHFFRAPNETDGGDLVYYQGHISPGIYSRAFVEGRLTEEQLDNFRQEVDGKGIPSYPHPKLMPEFWQFPTVSMGLGPISAIYQARFLKYLDGRGLKDTTAQRVYAFLGDGEMDEPESRGSLSFAAREKLDNLCFLVNCNLQRLDGPVMGNGSIIQELEGLFKGAGWNVVKVIWGSNWDALLAKDTSGKLLQLMNETVDGDYQTFKSKDGAYVREHFFGKYPETAALVADMTDDEIFALKRGGHESSKLYAAYKNAAETKGRPTVILAKTVKGYGMGEAAEGKNIAHQVKKMDMTHVLHLRDRLGLQDILTDEAVKELPYLKLEEGSAEYEYLHARRKELKGYTPQRLPNFTQEFKVPELEEFAPLLSEQKRDISTTMAYVRTLNILLKNKNIGKNIVPIICDEARTFGMEGLFRQIGIYNPHGQEYTPEDKGIVSYYKEATSGQVLQEGINELGSMASWVAAATSYSTNDLPMIPFYIYYSMFGFQRVGDMAWMAGDQQARGFLLGATAGRTTLNGEGLQHEDGHSHIMANTVPNCISYDPTFAYEVAVIMQDGIRRMYGENQENVFYYLTVMNENYAMPAMPEGAEEGIRKGIYKLESYAGDKSKVQLMGSGTIMNEVRKAATILSEEYGIASDVFSVTSFNELTRDGQAVERDNMLHPEADTKVPYITQVMGSEPAIAATDYMKNYAEQVRAFMPSESYKVLGTDGFGRSDSRENLRRHFEVNAGYVVVAALSELAKRGDVEKSVVIEAIAKFDIDTEKTNPLYA
- the pdhR gene encoding pyruvate dehydrogenase complex transcriptional repressor PdhR produces the protein MAYQRIRQPKLSDVIEQELERLIVEGTLSPGQQLPPERELAKQFDVSRPSIREAIQRLEAKRLLTRRQGGGTFVSENIWTSFSDPLLNLLSSHSETQLDLLETRHAMEGISAYFAAVRGTDEDFARIQACLKNISEEQTKKNVEAEAAAVMQFLIALTEAAHNVVLLHIVRSLAPLLEQNVLQNLKLLHRRDEVVEKVSKHRANIVDAIVSGQPEKAREMSHSHLAYIEETLLDLSREESRRERSLRRIQQGNDS